The sequence TCATAAATGCCACTATATATGGCTGTGAAATTGTCTGGCCCTCTCCAATTGGAAGAGGTCTATCATCATAGGCAGATTCCCTTCTGTTTTCAGGTACAAAAAGGTGTCGAGGCACCTTCCTTATAGCCTCAATAAGCTGCGTATCTTTTATTCCCCTGGATAGTATCTGATTAGCGATCATTGTTTCCATACGATCAGGAAATAGATTTTTGATGTGAACCATCGAATATTGTCTAAAAAATAAGTAGCAAAAGGAAAAAAAATTATGTTATTTTAATTATGGTAATCTCAAAATAATAGTATAGTATCAAATTATTACCTCCTGTTTAAAGGGAAAGTTTTATTTTCCATGAGCTACACTGTATATTTTCGCCTTTATGAAGAGCTGAGTGATTATCTTCCTGTGAGTAAGAGAAAAACAATTTTCAGCCTATCTCTAAAAAGTCCAACCACCATTGATGAGGCAATTTGCTCTCTGGGAGTGCCACTTGAAGAGGTTGATCTTGTTCTTGTCAACAGCGAATCAGTTCCCTTTGACCATATTATTGCTGAGGGAGATAAAATCAGTATATACCCTATTTTTGAGTCCTTGGATATTAGCAGTGTAACAAGACTTAGAGATAAACCTTTAATTAAATACTCTAAAAATTCAAAAAAGTATACACCTTGAAAGGAGTTTAAAATGGCACGAAAAAAGATTAATGAAACTACAAGGCAAAAGGTTATAAAGGCCCATGCAAATGGACAATCCATGAGAAAAATAGCCAATGAATTTTCAATAGGTCTCGCGAGCGTACATAGAATAGTGAAAGAGAAAGAACTACAAAAAGGTCAAAAAAAGGGAGCAAAAAAGGAGATCAATATTGAAAGACAAAAAAGGATACAAGCGCTTGAAAAAAGAATAGCTGAACTTGAGAAAAAGATTACCAAACTCGGAGTCAAAAAAAGGTAATGGAGAAAATAGCAAAAAATCCCACTATTTTTATTCACGGACAAGAAAGCAGCAG comes from Nitrospinota bacterium and encodes:
- a CDS encoding MoaD/ThiS family protein, with protein sequence MSYTVYFRLYEELSDYLPVSKRKTIFSLSLKSPTTIDEAICSLGVPLEEVDLVLVNSESVPFDHIIAEGDKISIYPIFESLDISSVTRLRDKPLIKYSKNSKKYTP